One part of the Bombus terrestris chromosome 13, iyBomTerr1.2, whole genome shotgun sequence genome encodes these proteins:
- the LOC100647159 gene encoding neo-calmodulin isoform X6: MKTSSFSLRVMRRARNKPADGVGHVNQKGSTGQKAPLTAGQKVAPGAKVAAKPAQKPSAQKGQVKVTPKAASVKTGKNKKKGQRQQYDLIVTINLSEYGLTEDQVAEFKEAFMLFDKDEDGTITMAELGVVMRSLGQRPSETELRDMVNEVDQDGNGTIEFNEFLQMMSKKMKGADGEDELREAFRVFDKNNDGLISSKELRHVMTNLGEKLSEEEVDDMIKEADLDGDGMVNYEEFVTILTSKN; encoded by the exons GCTCGCAACAAACCAGCAGATGGAGTAGGCCATGTGAATCAAAAGGGCTCGACAGGTCAGAAAGCGCCATTGACAGCCGGGCAGAAGGTGGCGCCTGGTGCGAAAGTTGCAGCGAAACCAGCTCAGAAACCCTCTGCTCAAAAGGGACAGGTTAAGGTTACGCCGAAAGCAGCTTCCGTGAAGACCGGcaagaataaaaagaagggCCAGAGGCAGCAGTACGACCTTATCGTCACCATAAATCTG tCTGAATATGGACTCACGGAGGATCAAGTGGCCG AATTCAAGGAAGCGTTCATGCTCTTTGACAAGGACGAAGATGGCACTATCACTATGGCGGAACTTGGCGTGGTTATGCGATCTTTGGGACAGAGGCCGTCTG AAACAGAATTACGAGATATGGTGAACGAAGTGGATCAAGATGGCAATGGTACCATCGAGTTCAATGAGTTCCTGCAGATGATGTCAAAAAAGATGAAGGGTGCCGATGGAGAAGACGAGTTGCGCGAGGCATTCAG AGTGTTCGACAAAAACAATGACGGCCTGATCTCATCGAAGGAGTTGCGACACGTAATGACGAATCTTGGAGAAAAATTATCGGAGGAAGAAGTGGATGATATGATCAAGGAAGCGGATTTGGATGGCGACGGAATGGTGAACTATGAAG AATTTGTGACAATCCTGACGTCGAAGAATTAG
- the LOC100647159 gene encoding neo-calmodulin isoform X5, producing the protein MKTSSFSLRVMRRAHRGPAVVQARNKPADGVGHVNQKGSTGQKAPLTAGQKVAPGAKVAAKPAQKPSAQKGQVKVTPKAASVKTGKNKKKGQRQQYDLIVTINLSEYGLTEDQVAEFKEAFMLFDKDEDGTITMAELGVVMRSLGQRPSETELRDMVNEVDQDGNGTIEFNEFLQMMSKKMKGADGEDELREAFRVFDKNNDGLISSKELRHVMTNLGEKLSEEEVDDMIKEADLDGDGMVNYEEFVTILTSKN; encoded by the exons GCTCGCAACAAACCAGCAGATGGAGTAGGCCATGTGAATCAAAAGGGCTCGACAGGTCAGAAAGCGCCATTGACAGCCGGGCAGAAGGTGGCGCCTGGTGCGAAAGTTGCAGCGAAACCAGCTCAGAAACCCTCTGCTCAAAAGGGACAGGTTAAGGTTACGCCGAAAGCAGCTTCCGTGAAGACCGGcaagaataaaaagaagggCCAGAGGCAGCAGTACGACCTTATCGTCACCATAAATCTG tCTGAATATGGACTCACGGAGGATCAAGTGGCCG AATTCAAGGAAGCGTTCATGCTCTTTGACAAGGACGAAGATGGCACTATCACTATGGCGGAACTTGGCGTGGTTATGCGATCTTTGGGACAGAGGCCGTCTG AAACAGAATTACGAGATATGGTGAACGAAGTGGATCAAGATGGCAATGGTACCATCGAGTTCAATGAGTTCCTGCAGATGATGTCAAAAAAGATGAAGGGTGCCGATGGAGAAGACGAGTTGCGCGAGGCATTCAG AGTGTTCGACAAAAACAATGACGGCCTGATCTCATCGAAGGAGTTGCGACACGTAATGACGAATCTTGGAGAAAAATTATCGGAGGAAGAAGTGGATGATATGATCAAGGAAGCGGATTTGGATGGCGACGGAATGGTGAACTATGAAG AATTTGTGACAATCCTGACGTCGAAGAATTAG
- the LOC100647159 gene encoding neo-calmodulin isoform X7, producing the protein MADAEEKYTTAYGKLRRLTSTIDGQIRQISSEYGLTEDQVAEFKEAFMLFDKDEDGTITMAELGVVMRSLGQRPSETELRDMVNEVDQDGNGTIEFNEFLQMMSKKMKGADGEDELREAFRVFDKNNDGLISSKELRHVMTNLGEKLSEEEVDDMIKEADLDGDGMVNYEEFVTILTSKN; encoded by the exons ATGGCAGACGCGGAGGAAAAGTACACGACAGCTTATGGAAAACTGCGAAGATTGACGAGTACTATAGATGGTCAGATTCGACAAATAAGC tCTGAATATGGACTCACGGAGGATCAAGTGGCCG AATTCAAGGAAGCGTTCATGCTCTTTGACAAGGACGAAGATGGCACTATCACTATGGCGGAACTTGGCGTGGTTATGCGATCTTTGGGACAGAGGCCGTCTG AAACAGAATTACGAGATATGGTGAACGAAGTGGATCAAGATGGCAATGGTACCATCGAGTTCAATGAGTTCCTGCAGATGATGTCAAAAAAGATGAAGGGTGCCGATGGAGAAGACGAGTTGCGCGAGGCATTCAG AGTGTTCGACAAAAACAATGACGGCCTGATCTCATCGAAGGAGTTGCGACACGTAATGACGAATCTTGGAGAAAAATTATCGGAGGAAGAAGTGGATGATATGATCAAGGAAGCGGATTTGGATGGCGACGGAATGGTGAACTATGAAG AATTTGTGACAATCCTGACGTCGAAGAATTAG
- the LOC100646961 gene encoding endoplasmic reticulum resident protein 44 isoform X1 codes for MLVFCDILDFKVLIFACLTTFLPNNLANNANEGALSLTQQNIDMTLATNELVLINFYAQWCRFSNSLAPIFEEAANKIRNAFPEPGRVVMAKVDCERESGIASRFHITKYPTLKVIRNGQPTKREYRGQRSVEAFEEFIRKQLEDPIEEFYDLKELTNLDDKKRMIIGYFDTKDVPEYRMFRRVATNLKDDCQFHVGFGICSAQKCEIGQHFHFLNASKAMHPPGEPIIVFRSDKALSNDEDETYHGSLSNFDELNVWAQEKCVPLVREITFENAEELTEEALPFLILFHAPDDVESVKMYKDVVMRTLIDEKQNVNFLTANGVKFAHPLHHLGKTPADLPLIAIDSFRHMYLFPNFHDIHIEGKLKGFLRDLYSGKLHREFHYGPDPSSNEVPQIVGQIKVPTTPPESTFKKLAPSKNRYTLLKDEL; via the exons ACGTTTTTGCCAAACAATTTAGCAAATAATGCAAACGAAGGCGCGTTATCTCTCACTCAACAAAATATCGATATGACGCTTG CAACAAATGAATtggtattaataaatttttatgcacAATGGTGCCGTTTTAGTAATTCGTTAGCCCCTATTTTTGAGGAAGCtgcaaataaaataagaaatgcaTTTCCTGAACCAGGAAGAGTTGTAATGGCAAAAGTAGATTGTGAAAGAGAAT CTGGTATTGCATCAAGATTTCACATTACTAAATACCCAACTTTAAAAGTAATAAGGAATGGTCAGCCAACCAAACGAGAATACAGAGGTCAACGATCAGTAGAAGCTTTCGAAGaatttataaggaaacaattaGAGGATCCTATAGAGGAATTTTACGATTTAAAGGAATTAACCAACTTAGATGATAAAAAGAGAATGATCATTGGATATTTTGATACAAAGGATGTTCCTGAATATAGGATGTTTAGAAGGGTTGCCACTAATCTAAAGGATGATTGCCAATTTCATGTTGGGTTTGG CATATGCTCAGCTCAGAAGTGTGAAATTGGGCAACATTTTCACTTTTT GAATGCAAGCAAAGCTATGCACCCCCCAGGAGAACCCATAATAGTCTTCCGATCTGATAAGGCACTTTCTAATGATGAAGATGAAACATACCATGGAAGTTTGAGTAACTTTGATGAATTAAATGTTTGGGCACAAGAAAAGTGTGTTCCCTTGGTGAGGGAAATCACATTTGAAAATGCTGAGGAATTAACAGAGGAAGCTTTACCTTTCCTCATATTGTTTCATGCTCCTGACGACGTCGAGagtgttaaaatgtataaagatgTAGTAATGAGGACATTAATTGACGAAAAGC aaaatgtaaatttcttaACTGCGAATGGGGTGAAATTTGCTCATCCTCTCCATCATCTAGGAAAGACTCCAGCAGATTTGCCTCTAATTGCCATAGATAGTTTTAGGCATATGTACCTGTTTCCAAACTTTCATGATATTCATATAGAAGGAAAATTAAAAGGTTTTCTACGAGATTTATATTCAGGAAAGTTACACAGAGAGTTTCATTATGGGCCAGATCCTAGTAGTAATGAAGTACCACAAATTGTTGGACAAATTAAGGTGCCTACAACCCCACCAGAATCTACATTTAAGAAACTAGCACCTAGTAAAAACAGGTACACATTACTCAAGGATGAATTGTAA
- the LOC100646961 gene encoding endoplasmic reticulum resident protein 44 isoform X2: protein MLVFCDILDFKVLIFACLTTFLPNNLANNANEGALSLTQQNIDMTLATNELVLINFYAQWCRFSNSLAPIFEEAANKIRNAFPEPGRVVMAKVDCERESGIASRFHITKYPTLKVIRNGQPTKREYRGQRSVEAFEEFIRKQLEDPIEEFYDLKELTNLDDKKRMIIGYFDTKDVPEYRMFRRVATNLKDDCQFHVGFGNASKAMHPPGEPIIVFRSDKALSNDEDETYHGSLSNFDELNVWAQEKCVPLVREITFENAEELTEEALPFLILFHAPDDVESVKMYKDVVMRTLIDEKQNVNFLTANGVKFAHPLHHLGKTPADLPLIAIDSFRHMYLFPNFHDIHIEGKLKGFLRDLYSGKLHREFHYGPDPSSNEVPQIVGQIKVPTTPPESTFKKLAPSKNRYTLLKDEL, encoded by the exons ACGTTTTTGCCAAACAATTTAGCAAATAATGCAAACGAAGGCGCGTTATCTCTCACTCAACAAAATATCGATATGACGCTTG CAACAAATGAATtggtattaataaatttttatgcacAATGGTGCCGTTTTAGTAATTCGTTAGCCCCTATTTTTGAGGAAGCtgcaaataaaataagaaatgcaTTTCCTGAACCAGGAAGAGTTGTAATGGCAAAAGTAGATTGTGAAAGAGAAT CTGGTATTGCATCAAGATTTCACATTACTAAATACCCAACTTTAAAAGTAATAAGGAATGGTCAGCCAACCAAACGAGAATACAGAGGTCAACGATCAGTAGAAGCTTTCGAAGaatttataaggaaacaattaGAGGATCCTATAGAGGAATTTTACGATTTAAAGGAATTAACCAACTTAGATGATAAAAAGAGAATGATCATTGGATATTTTGATACAAAGGATGTTCCTGAATATAGGATGTTTAGAAGGGTTGCCACTAATCTAAAGGATGATTGCCAATTTCATGTTGGGTTTGG GAATGCAAGCAAAGCTATGCACCCCCCAGGAGAACCCATAATAGTCTTCCGATCTGATAAGGCACTTTCTAATGATGAAGATGAAACATACCATGGAAGTTTGAGTAACTTTGATGAATTAAATGTTTGGGCACAAGAAAAGTGTGTTCCCTTGGTGAGGGAAATCACATTTGAAAATGCTGAGGAATTAACAGAGGAAGCTTTACCTTTCCTCATATTGTTTCATGCTCCTGACGACGTCGAGagtgttaaaatgtataaagatgTAGTAATGAGGACATTAATTGACGAAAAGC aaaatgtaaatttcttaACTGCGAATGGGGTGAAATTTGCTCATCCTCTCCATCATCTAGGAAAGACTCCAGCAGATTTGCCTCTAATTGCCATAGATAGTTTTAGGCATATGTACCTGTTTCCAAACTTTCATGATATTCATATAGAAGGAAAATTAAAAGGTTTTCTACGAGATTTATATTCAGGAAAGTTACACAGAGAGTTTCATTATGGGCCAGATCCTAGTAGTAATGAAGTACCACAAATTGTTGGACAAATTAAGGTGCCTACAACCCCACCAGAATCTACATTTAAGAAACTAGCACCTAGTAAAAACAGGTACACATTACTCAAGGATGAATTGTAA